Proteins encoded together in one Rhizobium bangladeshense window:
- the tmk gene encoding dTMP kinase, producing the protein MSSGTGLFVTFEGGEGAGKSTQIRRLAEALEGEGREVLVTREPGGSPGAEAVRHVLLSGAAEAFGTRMEAILFAAARNDHVEEVIRPALTSGKIVLCDRFIDSSRVYQGITGNLEPDFIETLQRVAINGVMPDCTLILDIPAKVGLERAQKRSASEGPDRFEKERLETHEKRREAFLDIAAREPERCHVVNAMQTEEAIAAEILAIVKRLISPADRARMPEAAHHE; encoded by the coding sequence TTGTCATCCGGTACGGGACTGTTCGTTACGTTTGAAGGCGGGGAAGGCGCGGGGAAGTCCACGCAAATCCGCCGGCTCGCCGAGGCGTTGGAAGGCGAGGGGCGTGAGGTGCTGGTGACCCGGGAGCCCGGTGGGTCGCCGGGCGCGGAGGCCGTGCGCCACGTGCTCCTGTCGGGCGCTGCCGAGGCCTTCGGCACTCGAATGGAGGCAATCCTCTTTGCGGCAGCGCGCAACGATCATGTCGAAGAGGTGATCCGGCCTGCCCTTACGTCAGGTAAGATCGTGCTCTGCGATCGCTTCATTGATTCCTCCCGCGTCTACCAGGGCATCACCGGCAATCTCGAGCCCGATTTCATCGAAACGCTGCAGCGGGTGGCCATCAACGGCGTCATGCCGGATTGCACCTTGATACTGGATATTCCAGCAAAGGTCGGGCTGGAGCGGGCGCAGAAGCGCAGCGCTTCGGAGGGTCCGGACCGCTTCGAGAAGGAGCGGCTCGAAACGCATGAAAAACGGCGCGAGGCCTTTCTCGACATCGCGGCTCGCGAGCCGGAGCGCTGCCACGTGGTCAATGCCATGCAGACGGAAGAGGCGATCGCCGCCGAGATCCTGGCAATCGTCAAGCGGCTCATATCACCCGCAGACCGCGCGCGGATGCCCGAAGCCGCCCACCATGAGTGA
- a CDS encoding MBL fold metallo-hydrolase, translating into MLYRRRFTILGCSSSPGVPRITGDWGACNPDNPKNRRTRASFMVQQFGPDGVTTVVIDTGPDFREQMIRARVDHVDAVLYSHPHADHIHGIDDLRGYFHNTRRRVPIFADQFTMDRLREAFGYCLETPPGSNYPPIVLPVVIENLDEPVEIRGPGGKIDFSPHIQQHGDIHSLGFRIGDVAYCSDISDFPPQTVEKLQNLDVLIIDALQYSYHPSHLSLEQSLDWIDRLKPKRAILTHMHTPLDYDSVMDQTPNHVVPAFDQMSFETEFLV; encoded by the coding sequence GTGCTCTACCGGCGGCGTTTCACCATTCTCGGCTGTTCGTCGTCACCGGGGGTTCCGCGCATCACCGGCGACTGGGGCGCCTGCAATCCTGACAACCCAAAGAACCGGCGTACGCGCGCCTCTTTCATGGTGCAGCAATTCGGCCCTGACGGGGTGACAACGGTCGTTATCGACACCGGGCCGGATTTTCGCGAGCAGATGATCAGGGCAAGGGTCGACCATGTCGATGCGGTGCTCTACAGCCATCCGCATGCAGACCATATTCATGGCATCGACGATCTGCGCGGCTATTTTCACAATACGCGCCGCCGGGTGCCGATCTTTGCCGACCAATTTACGATGGACAGGCTTCGTGAAGCCTTCGGCTATTGCCTGGAAACGCCGCCCGGCAGCAATTATCCGCCGATCGTGCTGCCCGTTGTCATCGAAAATCTCGACGAACCCGTCGAAATCCGCGGCCCCGGCGGAAAGATCGATTTTTCACCGCATATCCAGCAGCATGGCGATATCCATTCGCTCGGCTTCCGGATCGGCGATGTGGCTTATTGCAGCGATATCAGCGATTTCCCGCCGCAGACCGTCGAGAAACTGCAAAACCTCGATGTGCTGATCATCGACGCTCTGCAATATAGCTATCATCCAAGCCATCTGTCGCTGGAACAGTCGCTCGACTGGATCGACCGGCTGAAGCCGAAACGGGCGATTCTCACCCATATGCATACGCCGCTGGACTACGATTCGGTGATGGATCAGACGCCGAACCATGTGGTGCCGGCGTTTGATCAGATGAGCTTCGAGACCGAGTTTCTCGTATAA
- a CDS encoding DNA polymerase III subunit delta', translated as MSEERPGLLDGAIWPAENTRLFGHEEAESFLAQSYRSGKGHHAILIEGPQGIGKATLAFRFANHVLSHPDPDAAPEMIGDPDPGSAVSRQIASGASHNLLHLARPVDEKTGKVKSAITVDEVRRAGKFFSQTSGTGNWRIVIIDPADDMNRNAANAILKILEEPPKRALFLVLSHAPGRLLPTIRSRCLPLKLAPLADQALVAALAHLGISGEGGVLSAAKGSVGEALKLLNYGGGEIIACYDEVLSAEGPSARKAMHRLAEALSSKESDTIFDFFVSHVGDDIMSRARAAAGEGQIATAERLARLYSEVTERLTISDAYNLDRKQTIIGILADIKKPGP; from the coding sequence ATGAGTGAAGAAAGGCCGGGACTGCTGGACGGCGCCATCTGGCCCGCGGAAAATACCAGGCTGTTTGGCCATGAGGAGGCAGAGTCCTTCCTCGCGCAATCCTATCGATCCGGCAAGGGCCATCACGCCATCCTGATCGAAGGCCCGCAGGGCATCGGCAAGGCGACGCTCGCCTTCCGCTTCGCCAATCACGTGCTCTCGCATCCCGATCCCGACGCGGCGCCGGAGATGATCGGCGATCCTGATCCCGGTTCCGCCGTCAGTCGGCAGATTGCCTCCGGAGCCTCGCACAACCTCCTGCATCTCGCCCGGCCGGTGGACGAAAAGACGGGCAAGGTGAAATCGGCGATTACCGTCGACGAGGTGCGCCGTGCCGGCAAGTTCTTCTCGCAGACCTCAGGCACCGGCAACTGGCGAATCGTCATCATCGACCCGGCCGACGACATGAACCGCAACGCGGCCAACGCCATTCTGAAGATTCTCGAGGAGCCGCCGAAGCGGGCGCTGTTTCTGGTGCTGTCGCACGCACCAGGCCGGCTGCTGCCGACGATCCGCTCGCGATGCCTGCCGCTGAAGCTGGCGCCGCTTGCCGACCAGGCACTTGTTGCGGCCCTTGCCCATCTCGGCATATCAGGCGAGGGCGGCGTGCTTTCGGCAGCCAAGGGTAGCGTCGGCGAAGCCTTGAAGCTCTTGAACTATGGCGGCGGCGAAATCATCGCCTGTTATGACGAGGTGCTTTCGGCCGAGGGGCCTTCGGCGCGCAAGGCAATGCATCGGCTGGCCGAGGCACTTTCGAGCAAGGAAAGCGACACGATTTTCGATTTCTTCGTCAGCCACGTCGGCGACGACATCATGAGCCGCGCTCGCGCGGCTGCAGGCGAGGGGCAGATCGCCACGGCCGAACGACTGGCGCGGCTCTATTCGGAAGTTACCGAGCGGCTTACCATTTCCGACGCCTATAATCTCGACCGGAAGCAGACGATCATCGGTATTCTCGCGGATATCAAAAAGCCGGGTCCGTAG
- a CDS encoding TatD family hydrolase yields the protein MLIDTHCHLDFADFEAERDEIVTRAQQAGVKQIVTISTRVRKLDGLLAITERYPSVFCSVGTHPNNAGDELDIQTEELVRLANAHEKIVAIGEAGLDYFYDTQKPEDQQTGFLRHIAAARITQLPLVIHSRSADEDMAAILTEEAGKGAFPFILHCFSAGPELAKTGVELGGYVSFSGILTFPKSEELREIAKTVPHERLLVETDAPYLAPKRWRGKRNEPSYVVNTAEVLAETIGLSYADVARITTQNALRLFSKMPRI from the coding sequence GTGCTGATCGATACCCATTGTCATCTCGATTTCGCCGACTTCGAGGCGGAGCGCGATGAGATCGTCACGCGCGCCCAACAAGCCGGCGTCAAGCAGATAGTGACGATCTCGACGCGCGTGCGCAAGCTCGACGGGCTGCTCGCCATCACCGAAAGATATCCGTCGGTATTCTGCTCCGTCGGCACGCATCCGAACAATGCCGGCGACGAGCTGGACATACAGACAGAAGAGCTGGTGCGCCTTGCTAACGCTCATGAAAAGATCGTCGCGATCGGTGAAGCCGGTCTAGACTATTTCTACGATACGCAGAAGCCGGAGGACCAGCAGACCGGCTTTCTCCGCCATATCGCAGCGGCGCGCATCACGCAGCTGCCGCTGGTCATTCACAGCCGCAGCGCCGATGAGGACATGGCTGCTATCCTGACCGAGGAGGCGGGGAAGGGGGCCTTCCCTTTCATACTGCACTGCTTCTCGGCTGGTCCGGAGCTAGCAAAAACCGGTGTCGAGCTTGGCGGCTATGTCTCCTTCTCCGGCATCCTGACCTTCCCGAAGTCGGAAGAGCTGCGTGAGATCGCCAAGACCGTCCCGCATGAACGGCTGCTGGTGGAAACGGACGCGCCCTATCTCGCGCCGAAACGCTGGCGCGGCAAGCGCAACGAGCCGTCCTATGTCGTCAACACGGCCGAAGTGCTCGCCGAGACAATCGGCCTTTCCTATGCGGACGTCGCCCGGATCACGACGCAAAATGCGTTGCGCCTGTTCTCGAAAATGCCGAGGATCTAG
- the metG gene encoding methionine--tRNA ligase: protein MTDKTPFYITTAISYPNGKPHIGHAYELIATDAMARYQRLDGKDVFFLTGTDEHGQKMQQTARAEGITAQALADRNSGEFEAMAKLLNASNDDFIRTTQQRHHETSRNIWNLMAYNGDIYKDSYAGWYSVRDEAYYQESETELRADGVRYGPQGTPVEWVEEASYFFKLSEYQDRLLAHYEANPDFIGPAERRNEVISFVKSGLKDLSVSRTTFDWGIKVPNDPSHVMYVWVDALTNYITATGYIEDRNGPRAKYWPADVHIIGKDIIRFHAVYWPAFLMSANLPLPKRVFAHGFLLNKGEKMSKSLGNVVDPVNLVNHFGLDQVRYFFLREVSFGQDGSYSEEAIGTRINSDLANGIGNLASRSLSMIVKNCDGKIPECGPLTDEDKAMLAQADALHASTREDMGKQLIHRALASIIAVVSEADRYFAGQAPWALKKTDPARMGTVLYVTAEVVRQIAILLQPFMPDSSGKLLDLVAAPADKRDFAALGEAGRLVAGTALEAPTPVFPRYVAPEA from the coding sequence ATGACAGACAAGACACCCTTCTACATCACCACCGCGATTTCCTACCCCAACGGCAAGCCGCACATCGGCCACGCCTATGAGTTGATCGCGACGGATGCGATGGCGCGCTATCAGCGCTTGGATGGCAAGGACGTCTTCTTTCTGACGGGCACCGACGAACATGGCCAGAAGATGCAGCAGACGGCGCGTGCCGAAGGGATCACCGCACAGGCGCTGGCCGATCGCAACTCCGGCGAATTCGAGGCGATGGCGAAGCTGCTCAACGCCTCGAACGATGATTTCATCCGCACGACACAGCAACGTCATCACGAGACGTCGCGGAATATCTGGAACCTGATGGCCTACAACGGCGACATCTACAAGGACAGCTATGCAGGCTGGTATTCGGTGCGCGATGAGGCGTATTACCAGGAAAGCGAGACGGAGCTGCGCGCCGACGGCGTGCGCTACGGCCCGCAGGGCACGCCCGTCGAGTGGGTGGAAGAGGCGAGCTACTTCTTCAAGCTCTCCGAATATCAGGACAGGCTGCTTGCGCATTACGAGGCCAATCCCGATTTCATCGGTCCGGCCGAGCGGCGCAACGAGGTGATCTCCTTCGTCAAGTCAGGCCTGAAGGATTTGTCGGTCTCGCGCACAACCTTCGACTGGGGCATCAAGGTGCCGAACGACCCTTCGCACGTGATGTATGTTTGGGTGGACGCGCTGACCAACTACATCACGGCGACCGGCTATATCGAGGACCGCAACGGCCCGCGAGCGAAATACTGGCCGGCCGACGTGCACATCATCGGCAAGGACATCATCCGCTTCCACGCCGTCTATTGGCCGGCCTTCCTGATGTCCGCGAATCTGCCGCTGCCGAAGCGCGTCTTTGCCCATGGCTTCCTGCTCAACAAGGGCGAGAAGATGTCGAAGTCGCTCGGCAACGTCGTCGATCCCGTCAATCTCGTAAACCATTTCGGTCTCGACCAGGTGCGCTACTTCTTCCTGCGCGAAGTCTCCTTCGGCCAGGACGGCAGCTACAGCGAAGAGGCGATCGGCACGCGCATCAATTCCGACCTCGCCAATGGCATCGGCAACCTCGCCAGCCGGTCGCTGTCGATGATCGTCAAGAATTGCGACGGCAAGATCCCGGAATGCGGGCCGCTGACCGACGAGGACAAGGCGATGCTGGCCCAGGCCGACGCGCTGCATGCATCGACGCGCGAGGACATGGGAAAGCAGCTCATCCATCGTGCGCTTGCCTCGATCATTGCGGTGGTTTCGGAGGCCGATCGCTATTTCGCCGGTCAGGCGCCCTGGGCGCTGAAGAAGACGGATCCGGCGCGGATGGGAACAGTGCTTTACGTCACGGCCGAGGTGGTGCGCCAGATCGCCATCCTGCTGCAGCCCTTCATGCCTGATTCATCCGGCAAGCTGCTCGATCTCGTGGCCGCGCCGGCAGACAAGCGCGATTTCGCCGCCCTTGGCGAGGCGGGCCGCCTCGTTGCCGGTACGGCACTCGAAGCGCCGACGCCGGTCTTTCCGCGCTATGTGGCTCCGGAGGCCTGA
- a CDS encoding sulfite exporter TauE/SafE family protein codes for MTFEPLYSLSGLFVGALVGITGVGGGSLMTPLLVLLFGVHPATAVGTDLLYAAITKTAGTAVHGVHGRVSWKIVGSLAAGSVPAALLMLWLLAGVDRKSIGVTNTITSALGWLLVMTAIMLIFRGPILELARRAMGERTPPGPATILAITVIFGFCLGVLVTLTSVGAGALGVTILLVLYPRLDVREIVGSDIVHAVPLTLIGGTGYWLIGEIDWPMLFALLVGSIPGIILGSLLAPKLHERTIRIVLAVTLGVVAWKLLAG; via the coding sequence TTGACATTCGAGCCTCTTTATTCGCTTTCGGGCCTGTTCGTCGGCGCCCTTGTCGGCATTACCGGCGTTGGCGGCGGTTCGCTGATGACACCGTTGCTGGTGTTGCTCTTCGGCGTTCATCCCGCGACCGCCGTCGGTACCGACCTTCTCTATGCGGCGATCACCAAGACGGCGGGCACCGCCGTTCACGGCGTGCATGGGCGTGTCAGCTGGAAGATCGTCGGCAGTCTCGCCGCCGGCAGTGTGCCGGCTGCCTTGCTGATGCTCTGGCTGCTGGCAGGCGTCGATCGCAAGAGCATCGGCGTGACCAACACCATCACATCAGCCCTCGGTTGGCTTCTGGTGATGACCGCGATCATGCTGATCTTTCGCGGTCCGATACTCGAATTGGCGCGCCGCGCCATGGGCGAACGAACGCCGCCAGGACCCGCGACCATTCTTGCCATCACCGTCATTTTCGGATTCTGTCTCGGCGTGCTCGTCACCTTGACCTCAGTCGGTGCCGGTGCGCTTGGTGTGACGATCCTGCTGGTCCTCTATCCCAGGCTCGATGTGCGCGAGATCGTCGGTTCCGATATCGTCCACGCCGTACCCCTCACCCTGATCGGCGGCACCGGCTACTGGCTGATCGGCGAGATCGACTGGCCGATGCTCTTTGCCCTGCTCGTCGGCTCGATCCCCGGCATCATTCTGGGAAGCCTTCTGGCGCCGAAACTGCACGAACGCACCATCCGCATCGTTCTCGCCGTGACGCTTGGCGTCGTCGCATGGAAGCTGCTGGCCGGCTGA